TTACAACATGCTATTCTGTCATCAACGTAACtgttatataattttatccTTTTCATTATGTAATCTGCTTTCCTTTCTGTTGAGCACCAATATTCCCTCTTATGTACACAGTAATTTGATTTGTGTAATGATAACTACTACACTGTTTGCACCAATTTTGTAGTACTACACGCGGACTGGAATGTGCAAATTTGGTGCTTTCTGCAAGTATGACCATCCAAAGCATGGAGTTGAACCGCCAGCCCCAATGACTCTGAATTTTTATGGATATCCCTTGAGACCGGTATGCCACTCTGAACATTTTGGTCTTGTTACTATTTTACCCcattttttattgtttcattTTACATATCATTCTTAATCAACCGAGCTGTCTCATGTTGTCCCTGTTGCAGGGCGAAAAGGAATGCTCGTATTATGTTAAAACAGGGCAATGCAAGTTCGGCGTCACTTGTAAATTTGATCATCCCCAGCCATCTGGGATACATTTTTCATCTCAAGCCCCCCCTGTCCCTGGGGCTTTGGCTGCCTCAGCAGCCATGCCCTTACCTGCTGTTTATCCAACTGTGCAGTCTCCTGTTCAATCTTCTCAACAGTATGGGGTAGTATCCAGCAACTGGCCCGTTCCCAGACCAACTGTGCTTTCGGGTCCTTATGTTTCTGGGAATTATGGTCCCTTGCTCCTGCCCCCAGGAGTTGTTCCTGTTCCTGGTTGGACCCCCTATCCGGTAGGTGTAGCTGAAGCTTCTTGTTTAATCTGAAGAATGTTTTGATACTTCTACTTTACATTAACATGCACAAATACATGGTATAGGCGTCAGTTAGTCCTGTGGCCTCTCCAAGTAGTGGTGCTGCAGGCCCAGTTTATGGGATAGCACAGTTATCTCCTTCAGCAACTGCATATGCAGGACCATATCTTTCTGTAACTTCTGCTGACCTCTTGAGCAGCAGTCTGGAGGAACACGCCTTTCCAGAAAGACCTGGCCAACCAGAATGTCGGTACTATGTAAGGACTGGGAATTGTAAATTTGGATCTACATGTAAGTATCACCATCCACCAGAATGGAATGCACCAAAAACAGATTTCGTGCTTAGTCTGATGGGTCTGCCTTTACGCCCAGTAAGAATTTAACTCTCGTGTTTAATATTTCCTCATTACGTTCACTCAATCTTTATCATTGTGTACACTCCCAAAATGCTATTTGTATACCTTTTCTGGGGACCCTTGTTCATATGCTCTTCTGTTTCATAATCTCTCGTTTTGAATTCAGGGCAAATCAGTCTGCTCTCATTACGCCCAAAATGGAGTATGCAAATTTGGTCCATCGTGCAAATTCGACCACCCAATGAGCATTTTGGGTTACAGTCCGTCGACATCATCTCTGACCGATATGCCTGTTGGGCCTTACCCAATGGGATCTACAAACGCAACTTTGGCTCCATCATCATCCTCATCAGACCTAAGGCCCGAAATTCTTTCTGGTTCAAACAAAGATGTGTTCCCTATGCAAATGTCTTCGGCAAGCAGTTCAAGTTCTTCAGTTGGTTCAATATTCTCTAAGAGTGGCCTCCTTCCCCAATCTGGTGTTCCGGGTGGCAATAACCCAAGTCAAGGGAGCAAGGTTCACACCTCGAGCTGAAAATAATTATCAACTCATCATATTATTTATTGCTCCCCTTTGAAACCAAACATAGTTTTTTTGCACATATTTTCTGCACGATGCCATCATCTTTGTTCTCGATATAATCATATGGCCACCATTTTCATTTCGAATAAATCTATACAGCCCCCCCAAGTCTCGAGAGATCTTGCAGAACCTTAGCCTTTTCTCTAGCCTTTTTGAATAACAAGAAACCATGCCACTTCCTACTTAGTTATTTGCATTGCATCACTTCTCCACAGGGATATAACTCTTGTTCCACCTCTTCTTTTTGCATGAGGTTTTGTTGTGGAAAGCAATGATAAACCAAGAATTACAGGGTAACTCAATACTGCCTGTTTTATGTAAGTTATGCGCGCAGTTCATGTTGTGGAGTATGAATTGACTGAATGCTTCTTttcccttcattttttttttatataaattattacaaCACATGAACAGTTTGTAGAAAACCTTGATTTTTCAAGTATTATTATTCATTAAGtggtttatttgtttatttttgaaatagatATTCGCAAATATCAAATGGATGTGGTTGAATAAACTTTATTGGATGGTGGGTGGTTAGATTCTCTTGCAGATAAAAAGTACAAATGACGATGCATTTGGTAAAATCTACAACGACGTTTACAGATGTCGCCCTTTAATGCTCCAAATATTCGAAAGGTTAGGCTTCTAGTTAGCACGTTTTCACCAAATTGTACTTCACTTTGAGTTGATAATCATTCTTCACAAACATTTCGCAACACTTCCCGATGTCAATCTCACTTCAATTTTTAGTTTACAAAATTTTAGAATTACGTGGATAATTAAGGTCAcgaaaattcaaatatataaattccTAGTTCGATTTTGATGTCCGCTCTATATGATCATAACAATCAACACGCTCATATCACTTGTATCCAGTATGATAACCAGTGCGGATTAATATAAACACGAAAATCCCGGCCCTGATTTCGCTATATTTCGACAAAAACCGGCCGATTTTGATATATAGATATCGaaatatatagatcaatttcATGATCAGTGATGCACGTAAACAAATAATCGTACGTGAATGGATCATAGAAATCGACATTTATTTAgttgaaaaatcaaagatttattGCTAGTTAAAAAGTACATAATTATAAGCTGCCATGCATAGATTACACACACTATTTAGTTAGTGCTAGCTGTTAGGaaacatacatataaaatctGCTCACTCACTCTCCCTAATTATAGCTAATCTTACAATGTATTATTATACATATGCATGATAATGCATCATTATTCATGGCCGGATTCGATTGCGATCGAGTTAGACCCACAAAGCGCCAGCCTTTTTGAGCATGGGCTTTAGGGTCCTCTTCAGGTGGAGACTCATGACCTCATTCGCTCCTCCCACAAGTTCGCCACCGATGAACACTGCTGGTACGGTGGGGTTGCAACCGAGCTTAGACAGCGCTTGCTCGATTTCCGGACCCATCGGGATCTCATCTAGCTCGTGAACTGTAGGGTTGACTCCAAAATCGCGAAAGAGCGTCCATATAGTGTGGCTCATGCAACACGAGCTCTTGCTGAAGATCACCACCGGTTTTTCGGCTACCATCTTTCGTACACCCTCCATTGAGATAAGGAGAATCTTGTGTGTGGGTGATATGTTTGTTGCTGATATAAGACTTGGTTTTGGTGTGAGGATAACGGGGAGTGCATGGGACTATTTATATAGAAATCTCGAGGGCTTCCAAGAATCCCTTTTTAAGAATTGGATGAAACCAAGAGATGTAACAACAAATCGAGAcacttgaaataaatattttgacaaaatctacacataatatatataaaagttattTCACGTCGCATTTGGATGAGAcgatttaatttatattagatATGACAATGAGTCGGATTTGAGTATGATTCTATATCCTCCATTCCCATCCCATCaaatattgaatttcatctcaTTCTCATATTCGTGAGAAGATTGGATATTCACACCCTACCCAAATACCATATTACCACttataattgtattttctcaaatttgaattataaaAGTAAACTATAGATATTTACTAAATTGttgacaaatataaaaaaaaataaatataaaattagtaaattaaacattatataagaaataacaaaatattaaaaataatttatcataacatcattatcatataaaaacaacATCCCATGGGGAGTTGGGTAACGCAATAGATGTTGACAATCCGTTGGATTTTGGATAGCTGAATCGTGTCTTCCCCATTCCTCCGCATCCAAGACGATCAAAGCGTCAGGCGAGGTATGACCCTGATTTCGTACAATCCAAGAAGTTTCGAGCATCCTCCTCCACTGCGAATTTTTGGGACCCTGATTTCTTATCTTGAGATGACTCCGATGATGAGGATTTTGAGTTGGTCGCAAGACCAAAACCTACTGTTGCTGTGAAGAACACAAAATCGTCTACTATTACTGTCCAATCGTCTTCTTAAGAAGAACCAAAAGATGTTCCAGGGCCGAGTGATCATGTTGATTCTACTTAAGATGAACAATCATTGGCTGAGTTTCTGTGGagcccttaactcctaatcgttattaccaTACACTtggattagggttaattaattacagcggaaaacaagtttaaattttctttacaatgagcccaaaaatatcttttttgaataatagtatttcatctcacacaTAAAATATGTCCACACATATTCAAAACCAACTACATACAAAcaaactcatatcctcgggacatgccccggtatatagatacatatatatactgggaaaaaaaacataaaacctcagctcaacTGTGACTTCCTCCAGAAATACCATCTTCTGTCTCCTGATATCATGGATTACCAGTCATTGTCCACATataaagacaacaacagccctcAAAGCTCCGTATgaaacaaccacaatatataccacaagtatctaaacaatgatatatgatatgcaatgcatgtatgttgtggaggtatcaggtcaaatgcccatccactgagcatatatcagaatcaatcgaatcgctatcaaatcaatgctcgagctagCACACCGGTCATAAGGGAtgatcgtatgatagcgtcgacaaagcgccatcaaatcccaaatctcaatcaatcatcgagGTCactaatgactatgctttaGGGGCCAAATAATGCCTAACATAGCATCGTATTCACAAACTCCaaaatcaaatccaatcatatcaaggtatctaaggatcatagctcaacgtacatgtcatgtatgccacatcaactaaaaaaataaggtacatatacacatattctcaatcaaatcaatcaaatatatatcatatgatacataTATTTGTCGTATGTTAttcggtcgcaacatacctcaattcttcgttccagtcgatgtagcttgaaaatatcaatataaaaatctatctacatcaataacatattcatttcaatcaataaaatcattcaaaatcaacaatatatgtttcaaaaatcctttgaaactttgaaaattcatatccaattgaaattataacataattcaattccgaatTCAAAACGTAGTTTCTTGTTGGTTATTCTACTACATATATGAACctcgacttcaaatacatgctattccagtatttaaatatttgaagttGCCGAAACCAAAAGAATCTTGCCTCAAAAGAAAGCTCTCGACgcgaggattccgaatatataatttgttccaAGTTTTGATAGCGTATCGAGGTGGTTTCGTACGATAGAAATCAAGTTTATTTTGTTTCTCTCTTTCTCTCGGTTGAAATGAAATGAATTTACACGTATAGCAACTCATTCTTATCACCTCGCCCATTGGTGgtttcgcgctcgggcggtaacatctCGTGCCCGAGCGCAAGGTGTTCTGTCCCCCGAGTGCTATTTGTACCGCGCTCAGGCGGTaacatctcgcgcccgagcgcgagatgttctggCCAACTCGCTCGGTTCTAATTTAGCAAAcgtggtcaacataaaagttgtagatctatgtcttagctttcatttgccaccaacctcactcaatttAGATATCGGACGCAAAAGTATGTTCATTCTCCTACAATGTGTAAGTGCAGAAACTGCAATGCACAGGTTACACTTCGAGATGATTTTGCCCCTATTTTCAATTGGATTTGGATAagactcaaaacatgaaagttttagtactataTATTAGCTTTTTAATGAAAttggtttcatttcatttggacGAATACTCAGATAAATATGCTGAAAACCGTAAAAAGTGTCACTTTTCGATTACCGTTCAGCACAtcattcaaacacaaatcaattcCTATTCAATTATTTCATTATCACAAACACATTTCTTACTTTCATCATCAATAATATACATTTTACACGTCATCACAtaacaatttcatgaattatcgataatcacaatatgatttacgataatacgatatgAGACCCTTACAGTTTCTTGCTCatttaaaagaagaaaaaaatggaaataaaaGCACCTCTGATGATGACGAGCCCGATGAGGAGATGCTACCAAAATTTGATGACAATAGCCCTGACTCTTCTGACAGTTCTTCTTCTAAATCTGAGTAACAtattgatgatgatgatgactcAGAAGATAATAGTGTCGATGAAAGTGAGTTTATTGATGATGTTGCTGTCGATGTTGAGGTTGACGTTGTCAACACTGAAGACAACATTGACTCTGTGGACTATGATGTGAGCAAGTTCTTCTCCACAAAATTTTACTCTGAACCTGCTTTAGCTTTGTGGCCACTATATATCGATAAGGAatttattgaagaaaaaaatattaatgtggAGGCCTATGGACAACAAAATATGactgttttattaaaaaaaatgaggaaTGTTAGCTAGGGTAAGCTCCGCGACTCCCTATGTCAGAAGATCTATTCTGGAATTTTATTGCAATATCCTATTCAGTGTTGGGGATGAAAGATCAGTGAAGTTTGGCAGAGTGTTTGTTCGTGACAGGATTTTCAGTTTTAACCCCGAAGTGATAAATACCTTCTACAAAACCCCTGCTAGAGATGAAAAACAGGGAGTTACACCTGACTTCAATGTCATTGATGATGTTTTCACTAGCGGACTAATCAAGGTGTTTCAAGTTCATCCCAAAAGGATGTTTGCTGCAAACTCAACTTAATTTTATTCTGTTTTGCATAAGACTTCAATCAGAAATTGGACTCCCTTAACCAATACTATGGTGGTTACTAAACCACAAACCATTCTTCTCTACATGATTGGTACTGGTATTACCAACTTCAATTTTGGTCAGATGATATTTAATACAGTTATGCAATTTTCAGATGGATGATTTAAATCCATCAAACTACCTTTTCCCTCCTTGATCTATGGGATTTTGGAATCCCAATGATTTGTCAAGGATATAGATAAAGAATTGTCTGATACAAGTGAACAACTAAAGATTGCACCTGCATATTTCAAGGGAAACATGAAGGTTGATTTTCCATGGTTCGAGCCTCGTGTTGCCCAAGATGTTGGCAACATGAGTGCTTCAACATCTGGAACCAAATCAACTGAAGCTAAATCTATTTTGGGGGAAAAACTTTCTGAGAATGTTATACTCTCTACCTCCCATATTCAAGCTCAAATAGATTTTGGCCGACAACAAATTGAGGCTGCACAAGATGTTATTGCATTCTACGAAGCCAAGTGGCTGAGTATGAGTTGTTGGAAGTTTATGTTCATTCATTTATTGAACAAAAAAGGGGAGTATAACTAGAAGCCAAAGCTGCTGATGTAAAGATGGATGAGTCTGATATTGCTCTTGATTCGtagtttgtttttttctttgattattttatctttgAGTGTTTAGTCATGTTTTCTTAGTTTTCTTGTTCTGTTAATgaaatttttgagttttctagTTCACGTGTTACAACACCTATTTCACAACACTGCAATAACATGTTTGAATTCAGGGGAAATAACTATCTAACTCAGAGGGTGTTATTATACATACGGAGATAATGCATATCAGAAAGATAATACCATTTTGGATGTTTTGTCCAGAAAAGCAAAAATGGTgagattgaaatgaatattttatttcttaggtaatttttctttattgataatattgtgatattaaCATATTGAGTTTTTTCTTTATAGACTATAAGATTTTctataatattgatattttcCTTGTTTGATAATATTATGTAGGACTCTACACAAGAAATAAACTATAGGACATAACAAGTCTATAAACAAGAGATCATTGCTGCTGCTCGCAAGTGGTTTTAGAGTTGAAGGAGAGTAGTGAAATGTCATAGGAAGAGCAAGGAATTACGTCGGTGAATTAATAAAGAGTTCAAGCTAAGGCATACTGAAGTGTTTCCGTGAAGTTTTTAGAACATTTAATGATAACACATAATCACTGTTTTGATAAATGTGTCGTTTATTTTAGAATTTCGACTTCATGTTTGATGCATCCATAGTTTTGGTTATAAAGTTTGAATGTACTTTGTTCTCTCACTTGTTAAGgaagttaatttttatttgttcattaGTATTGATTTTTGTAAACTGATAAGTTTTTTAGTGAAGCATTTTGTCCCGAGGCACCAcccaagtatttatacttgttcatgatttattctgtaatattttattaattaaattttattggtgTGTTTAATTAATACATTCCACTGCATGTTTTGAATATGTGTTACAACACCTGTACACAACACCTAAATCTAATacactaatatttttttactcttatgttaaaaaaatcCTCTCTACATCCCCATCAAGTACTGAATTTCATCACATCCACACACCTTTCCGAGGATTGAATATTCACACCCTACCCAAATATCATATTACCAATTATAATTGcattttatcaaatttgaattatttcgaataagttataaatatttactaaattattgAGAATACTAAggaaaaacattaaataaaaaNTATTAATTTAATTGGATATTCAGGTCAGGCGTGAGTATGATTCTTAAGACCCACTTCCATCCTCATACCCAAAAATCCATATACTCTATTATCCATTTATTTAATcgggtaaaaaaaaatttcctcacCTTCCCATTTGGGTCGGGTATCAGATTATCCGGTGAGTTCGAAGGAAATTGACAACCCTAATTTATATAGAGtgatttgatttcaaataatACCAATTTTGTGTGCATGTGAAACGAAAACTTGATTCACATACTTCGATTGTTTTTTCTCGAACGCACTAGTCTCTTcggaatattaatttttacaatatttttcaaaaaaataaatttttttcatcattttcTTGATGATAGGAAAAAAGGGGCATTGCACGATAACGAATCTCTGCATATATACGGAGGAAATAGAGATATGTCCTTGGTACGGTTGGCTTTTCTCCTCTCATGGCATAAAGATTTGACGATCAATcaacattattattaatatatggaTAATAATATTCccaaattttttgttattatatattCTCTTGAACAATAAAGATATTGATCaaatatatgtaaataatgggaatatttgatttgatatcttttaagAATGGTCAATTCTACACACCATCAGCTTTATTCTGGATGTGAACAAAATAATCACAAGTGTGTAGTAATAACTTTTTTATTTGGCTTACGACTTTTACATAGAATTGGAAAGTTTAAACCACAACCAAAGTAATTAATCGACCTGACGAGCGagctatcaaaaaaaaaaaaaatcttttaaatcgtacaacaaTCAGAATATCACCACCTTTTGATCATTTCTCAAATAGACGACTATTATTACCAAAAGATTTCCCACCTCATTTTGAAATCTTGGTCATATCAACTCGTTGTGTTTTGGTTTCAGAGAAATTAATCTTACGTGAATCTCattcaattattatttaattgttagGAACACGTACgggtaataatataatataatatttcttGTGACAAAATTATGAAATGTACTTATTTAGAAAGTTTGATGTTagaattaattttgaaatattaatggGTCCATTTTACTTTCTAATGTAACTTTCGAAAAGGCATCTAGTGAGCTGGAGAAAGGAGTTAAATTTATCCAATAGGAGGATAGAATTTTGTGTTAATATTGAGTTTTAATATATCATTTACAAAATGTAATTCATCATAATATAACTTTCACGAAAATTCATATGATACAGTCTCACAAATATGGATCAAAGAGACTTACGTAACTTTTAACATTGATTTAATGAATTGATCATGAaaaaattaagtaataaatCAAGACAAAGAATGATAATTGTACTCTAAAAAACAATCAGAatacaaaaaaatgtaaaataatttcaCCCCACTTTTGAATTAATCTTGGCATGCATGCATTATTCCATTTCCTATGGTTGAGATCATCTTGCAAAAAGTGAAGTCTCTGTCTCCATGGtagttttctattttttaaagttttaatttttaagtatATTCAGTGAAAATTTTTACGACATGATAACTTTTACGAATTATATTTCGATCAATATTCGATCGCGCGCGACGCGAATATTAACCTTTTAATCACATGCACATATATCCCTGCATGGAATCGCACAGTCCAAATCCCGTAAAATGAAAGGGAATAATAACATAGCTGAAGCCAAGAAAGTGCTCTACGTAAGGTCACATTACATAACCGGCCCTAAACTATCCGAAAAGCCGATTTCTAGAATGACAATATTAACAGTgaatcttgaaattttgatgagaGTAATGTTGGATAAGTGGTGAGTAGTGAATGAATGGAAGTGAAAGATGTCCCGTCCCGTCCCGTCCCATATTGAGAAATAAGCGAAAAATATAGTTTTCCTTGTTAACTCCAAGTTGGAGCTAAGGGTTTGGGCCTCAAAGGCACCATAAGTTTTTGGAAGGGGAAAGACCCTGACAGCGCCTGTCGGCCATGGCAAGGCCAGTTCGGTGCGGTGAGTCCAAACCAGTGCACCTCTTGTGACTGTTCGGATACATTCGCACACATTTTCTTCCCGCAACTTGAAAGTTCAGGCATACACATTGTTCACTAACATCTAGAACTTGAGATGCTACAATTtttggattggaattgttgtATTTTAGGGATGATTGACATTCCATATAGCACTTACGTAAGAGCAAATTCTTCTTACGCGAAAATGATTTTCTTTGCCTCAACTCATACTCGTTGTGTATCCAAGATCAAAACAGAAAGACAAATAACAAGTGATTGatttgaatatttattaaaaattaattcttTTATATTTATGATTAATTGTTATGCATGTTCTCACCGCGTAATCGAAATGACGAATAAAACGTGGTTATTGAATCAATATCGACTGATGGGAAATTTGTATTTCATGTAGAAAGAAATAAGATTCTTGAAACTAATTGTGAAGAGAATGTCAACTTTGGTACGTAGAAGAATGAAGTCGAGAAAGGTTTATGGTGTACGGATTTAAGTGATTCACAAGGTTACAGAGGTATAGAGAATTTTTTGTACAAGTTGCAAAATATTATTCCTTGTGATAGAGAAGAGAAATTCAGATAAGATTTTGGTAAAAAGAAATAGATTTTCTAGAATTTCTTCTACATACGATCCAAATTTTTGATaagtaaattaataaaaaaaaaataggcgagttatatagaaaaatatatttaatttaatttatatataatcagatattttgatttaatttatatataatcagatattttgttttcatgtcttatttcgaaaatttttaAGAATATCGACACACTAAATCTATTAATTTGCCAagattaaatttcatttttaatatgatttattttgtataatttgggATTCAACCAGGCATAGTCTAAACTACAACTACTTCTCAAGCAAACTAAGCAGAAAgcaattgaaattttataaatcaaattaatttcaaattttattgataatttttctaaattcaCGAATTTTGATTGCTACCCTCAAATTCTTAAcatataacaaatttttttgcaCTATAATTGAAGTTATAAATCCCATTTAAAACGAATTTAATTCTTGAATTTAGGTTCAATCTCATATAAAATAATTGGTAGCCCGATCTATAATTTTCTTTGTCAAAATACATGAGTTAATTAGGAATACTTACATTATTTAGTTACTTTTGTTAGAAAAACCATATCACATAGACTCACGCAGAATTTGATCTATTTGTTACATAGTGCTAGATCCATATTGCACATGCCCTTTCGAGCATTTTAGGTTGCACTTgaatgatatgatttgatttcgaGGAAGATATTTGATTTGACGAGAAATTTGAAGAATGAATTTGTTCATTATAATTACCAACACATATACGTAAAATTAACAAAACATAAATTCATCTAAACAATTAAACAgatttgaataataattattgcaGAGCATCTTGAAATATGTAATATATTGATCATTAACTACTGTGACTTATTTCAAGAACTGGGATATATGTCCCAATTAGGAGTGAACATTCGGTCAGTTCGGTTgtcgaccgaaccgaattagccataactgaaccgaaccgaaccgaaatatttagtcataaccgaaccgactgaattaattttcataacatatgaaaatcgaaccgaattaaaatcggttaaatTAAATCGGTCGGTGAACGAAGTAActgattagttttaaaaaaatttgtgatttaactttaattatatatgtaatttttattgaatactatagtctacacaaatgcataaaaacataaaaaataaaaatttaaaaatatatataaattgacagagttgattttaaaattaagggttgattagaattagaattagggttgattttaaaattaaaaattaaatatatataaaaattgataaaaaaataaaaatttattaaataatagtatttattatatcggttcattcggttaaccgatttcaaaattttgaaaactgtaaccgaaccgaattaaccgaatttttttaattgaaaaatcgaatttccgaaataaccgaaccgaattttcgaATTGGCTCGATtcgatcggttaattcggtttaaccgaaattttgctcaCCCCTAGTCCCAATCTCTCTCCAAATTCTGAAGAGGGGGGAGTGTCTTCAACCAAACGGGACTTCTCCAAATCCTTCTCAGTTTCAGGCACTCCTACAACGTATGGAGGATTCGATTTCAGGAAAAAGCTTTCTTCTAGTCTTGTATGATGTTTGGACAGAGGATGACACCGAAAAATTTCGGTACGTATAAATAGCATATCAATTATATTGAAATTAGACTATATACACCGAGATTTTTGTGCAATATCGGtatatatcgttttataccgaaaaaaatcttactttttaaaaattttataatttattgttttaaaatattatatattttaaagtttttatatattttttcggtatttcagtatttcggtattttttcccacACGTAAATCCATAATATTGTACGATGTAAAATGCATAATATTGTACATGATTTAGCCTAATTGTTGACAAAAAAGTGAATGTTTTATCGTTGAAAAAACTGTTCGAGAAGCAAAGAGAGAGATTTTCTCAGAAATTAATCTTCGAGAATTCGATTATTTCAGTTATAATAGAAGATCTAAGAATAAGTTGGGACGTTTGAAGGACTTGAACCGAATCAGAGGATCTTTAATGATCCACATATATCATTTGGATGATGCATACGATCACTTGGTAGAGGCCAAAGTAGCAGACTTAAAGAGtaagaaatatattattttttgttattatactTCAATGAGGATGTTGGATTAGAAACAATTAACGGTAAATGAAGATAGTGGGAGACAAATCAATAATGGAGTTAGTGTTATACATTAATGGTGGTTGGTGGCAGAggaaaaaacacattttttttaagttttgtaACGGTCAGTTTTGTGAACTTATTCACTAAAACAAAAAGTTCCATTATCTTCATTTAATTAGCAGTTAAGCAAACTACCACAACTTCCGTTACACATAATCAACGTATAAACTCTTTTTTAAGCTATCTGTTTGA
This genomic window from Primulina huaijiensis isolate GDHJ02 chromosome 7, ASM1229523v2, whole genome shotgun sequence contains:
- the LOC140980899 gene encoding zinc finger CCCH domain-containing protein 58-like → MEGVPVEEWVGPGGETGLEEPVWRLGFGGGFDSYPERPDEPACIYYLRTGFCGYGNRCRFNHPRDRSVAVGTLSAGGREFPERVGQPVCQYYTRTGMCKFGAFCKYDHPKHGVEPPAPMTLNFYGYPLRPGEKECSYYVKTGQCKFGVTCKFDHPQPSGIHFSSQAPPVPGALAASAAMPLPAVYPTVQSPVQSSQQYGVVSSNWPVPRPTVLSGPYVSGNYGPLLLPPGVVPVPGWTPYPASVSPVASPSSGAAGPVYGIAQLSPSATAYAGPYLSVTSADLLSSSLEEHAFPERPGQPECRYYVRTGNCKFGSTCKYHHPPEWNAPKTDFVLSLMGLPLRPGKSVCSHYAQNGVCKFGPSCKFDHPMSILGYSPSTSSLTDMPVGPYPMGSTNATLAPSSSSSDLRPEILSGSNKDVFPMQMSSASSSSSSVGSIFSKSGLLPQSGVPGGNNPSQGSKVHTSS
- the LOC140980900 gene encoding monothiol glutaredoxin-S5-like; its protein translation is MEGVRKMVAEKPVVIFSKSSCCMSHTIWTLFRDFGVNPTVHELDEIPMGPEIEQALSKLGCNPTVPAVFIGGELVGGANEVMSLHLKRTLKPMLKKAGALWV